From the genome of Kluyveromyces lactis strain NRRL Y-1140 chromosome F complete sequence:
TCAAGTATaacaaagaagatggtGCCAAGACTGTCAAGTTAAAAGTAaatggaattgaaaatcTCCAAGAAGCTTACTCCTACTATAACGGTGGTGCGCTTTTCGTTGACGCCGAAAAATATCCAAACGTCGAAGTACTAGCAGAGTATGAAGACTCCGTTGACGTTCCCTTCTCCGATGATCCAAATGCTGCGAATCAAGATGctactgctgctgctgctgctaTAGTGTTATCAAGCTTTGGAAAGGGTAAAGCATTATTTATCGGTCCACATCCAGAAATATCTGCTAAGAATCTAAAGCCAATTGGAGAAGAATGGTATGATAATAAAGTCATCAAACTTCTGGAAGAACATGATACATCtagatttcaattgatgaaagaagTGTTGAGAAAAGCTGGATTGAAATGTAATAGTACTGAGTCTAACCCCGGAAATCCAGACTTGACCCCTATATTTGTTGCTACCAAGGACAATATGGCAGACCTTCGTGAATTCGAGGAAAATTTACGTTCAAATTCAGCTAAAACGGATGATTCTGGAGATGCATACCATTTGACCGGCGAAAATGATAGCTTTGATATCTATGAAGGATTTTCTCATGCGGAAGAAGCAAGTTTAAAGCTTCAAGATGTACACCCTGTTGATGCTGTTAAACAAATCATATTTCCTGCGAATGAGGAAACTGTTCCTGGTAAACCACTGATCTCTCATTTTGATATGCAAAAATTCTTTGCTCATTTGAATCCCTCGAGTAAATTGGGTTCCATTCTTCTATATGGGGATGTTGTTACTTCCACAAGTATGATTTTGGACCAGAATAAAACATTATTGGCAGCATTACCTGAAAATAGGGCTATTCATGTGGGTACAATTCAATTATTAGGTAGAGGACGTGGTGGAAATACGTGGGTTAACCCAAGGGGAGTTCTTGCGTCAACAACTGCAATTAATTTACCTGCTGTATCACCAAGTTCTGGAGAAAGAACTCCGATCGTTTTCGTGCAATATCTAGCTATGTTAGCTTACTGTAAAGCCATCCGCACATTTGCTCCTGGCTATGAAGATTTACCAGTGAAGATCAAATGGCCTAACGATCTCTATGCAATGAAACCTCAATATTACTATAACAATAACATGAAACTTTTGGGGAAAGAATTCCCCAATGGATTAATTCCGCTTGACGACGTCGACCCGGCATTTGTAAAGGTATCTGGTCTTTTGGTAACCACAAATTTCGTATCAGGAAAATACTCCTTATTATTGGGATGTGGGGTTAACGTAACGAACGAAGCTCCAACGACTTCCTTGGCGACATGGGTCAAAATCTTGAATAATGAAAGAGATGCTTTAGGAATGCCGCACTTACCGCCAATTGATCATGAAATACTTCTAGCGAAGTATCTCAACGAACTTGAtactttgttgaaaaaattcttgatGTACGGACCATCTCCAATCTTGCCCGAGTACTATAAATACTGGATGCATTCCGACCAAATTGTACAACTATTGGACCATAACTCTGTCAGAGCAAAACTTGTTGGAATCACCGAAGATTACGGCTTATTGATTGCCAAGGAGTTGATTGCTGGAAGTAATACTCATTTCACCGGAAATGTTTATCATCTGCAACCAGATGGCAATACgtttgacattttcaaaggCTTGATATCTAAAAA
Proteins encoded in this window:
- the BPL1 gene encoding biotin--[acetyl-CoA-carboxylase] ligase BPL1 (similar to uniprot|P48445 Saccharomyces cerevisiae YDL141W BPL1 Biotin:apoprotein ligase), which produces MNVLVYNGAGTSPESVKNTIETLRLLLEPYYAVSPVTARVLETEPWTTKTSVVVFPGGADLPYVRDCKKVIPKIRDFVSKDGGLYIGICAGGYFGSGRCEFAKGDPCYEVTGPRDLKLFPGIARGPAFSGFKYNKEDGAKTVKLKVNGIENLQEAYSYYNGGALFVDAEKYPNVEVLAEYEDSVDVPFSDDPNAANQDATAAAAAIVLSSFGKGKALFIGPHPEISAKNLKPIGEEWYDNKVIKLLEEHDTSRFQLMKEVLRKAGLKCNSTESNPGNPDLTPIFVATKDNMADLREFEENLRSNSAKTDDSGDAYHLTGENDSFDIYEGFSHAEEASLKLQDVHPVDAVKQIIFPANEETVPGKPLISHFDMQKFFAHLNPSSKLGSILLYGDVVTSTSMILDQNKTLLAALPENRAIHVGTIQLLGRGRGGNTWVNPRGVLASTTAINLPAVSPSSGERTPIVFVQYLAMLAYCKAIRTFAPGYEDLPVKIKWPNDLYAMKPQYYYNNNMKLLGKEFPNGLIPLDDVDPAFVKVSGLLVTTNFVSGKYSLLLGCGVNVTNEAPTTSLATWVKILNNERDALGMPHLPPIDHEILLAKYLNELDTLLKKFLMYGPSPILPEYYKYWMHSDQIVQLLDHNSVRAKLVGITEDYGLLIAKELIAGSNTHFTGNVYHLQPDGNTFDIFKGLISKKA